A genomic region of Methanobrevibacter olleyae contains the following coding sequences:
- a CDS encoding malate dehydrogenase yields the protein MVKVCVIGSTGVIGKNVTFKLAKADTVSEVVLFSRPESLDKAKGQSYDMYDALAAEDIDCLLTPSCNYEDLEGSDIVLITAGAPRQKGMNRRDLAFINAKIVSQYAKQIAKYAPDAVILVTTNPVDVMTTIAYDASGFSRRKVIGVGNHLDSLRLKNYFAKCLNINSSEIHTRVIGEHGDNMVPLLSSTTIGGIPLKYFIKEVELDIKDIIKTLKNAGNTIISKKGATEYGPAYAISNLIKTIITNTHKILTVSLYLDGEIANVKGVSLGVPAVLYKNGIAMIVPIHMNDYETKKFLKAAEDIQELTEEVRKSLKEDN from the coding sequence ATGGTAAAAGTATGTGTTATAGGCTCTACTGGTGTAATTGGTAAAAATGTTACATTTAAATTAGCTAAAGCAGATACAGTAAGTGAAGTTGTATTATTTTCAAGACCTGAAAGTTTAGATAAAGCAAAAGGTCAAAGTTATGATATGTATGATGCTTTAGCTGCTGAAGATATTGATTGCTTATTAACTCCCTCTTGCAATTATGAAGATTTAGAAGGGTCTGATATTGTATTAATTACTGCAGGTGCTCCAAGACAAAAAGGTATGAATAGGCGTGATTTAGCTTTTATTAATGCTAAAATTGTTTCTCAGTATGCCAAGCAAATAGCTAAATATGCACCAGATGCTGTTATTTTAGTTACTACTAATCCAGTTGATGTTATGACTACAATAGCTTATGATGCTTCTGGCTTTAGTAGAAGAAAGGTCATTGGTGTTGGAAATCACTTAGATTCTTTAAGATTGAAAAATTACTTTGCTAAGTGTTTAAATATCAATAGTAGTGAAATTCATACTCGTGTAATTGGTGAACATGGAGATAATATGGTTCCCCTTTTAAGTTCTACAACTATTGGAGGTATTCCTTTAAAATACTTTATTAAAGAAGTAGAATTGGATATAAAAGATATTATAAAAACTCTTAAGAATGCTGGAAATACAATTATTTCTAAAAAGGGTGCTACTGAGTATGGACCTGCTTATGCTATTTCTAACTTAATTAAAACAATTATTACCAACACTCATAAAATATTAACAGTTAGCCTTTATTTAGATGGTGAAATCGCTAATGTCAAAGGTGTTAGCTTAGGCGTTCCAGCTGTTTTATATAAAAATGGTATTGCAATGATTGTTCCTATTCATATGAATGATTATGAAACTAAAAAGTTCCTAAAAGCAGCTGAAGACATTCAAGAACTTACAGAAGAGGTAAGAAAAAGCCTAAAAGAAGATAATTAA